A DNA window from Caldanaerobius fijiensis DSM 17918 contains the following coding sequences:
- a CDS encoding mechanosensitive ion channel family protein, producing the protein MFNDIFLNIPQKWIDIMWIAVKIIVAFIVTRLTLLLLYKAVDKFFRNYKSSKFNISERKIKTMGTLVKNISKYVIYFIFVTIVLSFFNIKIESLLTVAGIGGLAVGFGAQSLVKDVITGFFILFEDQFGVGDYITVDKYSGIVEEVGLRVTKIRDFSGAIHIIPNGQITSVTNHNAGNMRALVEISVAYKEDLDKVQNVLQMVCDEVREEMSDKIVDGPTVLGVSGIGSGAVNITIVAIAKPMKHWEVERELRLKIKEAFDKEGIEMPYNKVVIYNEGKEGC; encoded by the coding sequence GGATAGCTGTAAAAATAATAGTGGCATTTATTGTTACAAGATTGACGCTTTTATTGCTTTATAAGGCTGTTGACAAATTTTTTAGAAACTATAAGAGCAGCAAATTTAATATTTCTGAAAGAAAAATAAAAACCATGGGTACTCTCGTAAAAAATATATCAAAATACGTTATATATTTTATATTTGTAACAATTGTACTGAGTTTTTTTAACATAAAGATCGAATCGCTGCTTACGGTAGCTGGCATAGGTGGATTGGCAGTAGGTTTTGGTGCTCAAAGTCTGGTAAAGGATGTTATTACAGGCTTTTTTATACTATTTGAAGATCAGTTTGGAGTCGGTGACTATATAACCGTTGACAAATACAGCGGTATTGTAGAAGAGGTGGGTTTGCGCGTAACCAAGATCAGAGATTTTTCTGGTGCTATTCATATTATACCAAATGGGCAGATAACATCGGTTACCAACCACAACGCCGGCAATATGAGGGCATTGGTGGAGATATCTGTGGCTTATAAAGAAGACCTGGATAAAGTACAAAATGTGCTTCAGATGGTGTGCGATGAAGTGAGAGAAGAAATGTCAGATAAAATCGTAGATGGCCCGACCGTCCTGGGGGTCAGCGGCATTGGTTCAGGTGCGGTAAATATTACTATTGTGGCTATAGCAAAACCTATGAAGCACTGGGAAGTGGAGAGAGAATTGAGGCTCAAGATAAAAGAAGCCTTTGATAAAGAGGGTATAGAAATGCCTTACAATAAAGTTGTGATCTATAATGAGGGAAAAGAGGGGTGTTAA
- a CDS encoding DUF951 domain-containing protein: MKEYTLGDIVMMKKPHPCGNNEWEIMRLGADIRIKCTKCGRMVMLPRLEFEKKMKKILRSSVEKTGNQ; encoded by the coding sequence ATGAAAGAGTATACCCTTGGCGATATCGTTATGATGAAAAAACCACATCCGTGCGGAAATAATGAATGGGAAATAATGAGGCTTGGCGCGGACATAAGGATAAAGTGCACAAAATGCGGGCGAATGGTGATGCTGCCCAGGCTTGAATTTGAAAAGAAAATGAAAAAAATACTCAGGAGCTCTGTTGAAAAAACCGGAAATCAATGA